A DNA window from Plasmodium brasilianum strain Bolivian I chromosome 12, whole genome shotgun sequence contains the following coding sequences:
- a CDS encoding sodium-dependent phosphate transporter — MVTNPDMLWLVIASGVACFFMAFVTGANDIANTFSTSIGSKAVTIKKALIIAFFFEALGASLLGGTVTDSIRSKIINFEAFYDAPEFLMLGMFSALMGATIWLAIATCFGLPVSTTHSIIGALMGFGLAAGHNKSIKWEKIHSIVISWFAAPILAGSCSAMAFILLRRLILRKRNSFVIIKRCYWLLIFLITLPFSVFLVYQNPIVLNIECKMKKDNKNIVTTYPCYLQDWSAAHPFYSTLICLALSSILTIVGSIVIYIVYNKRLNSYSFKKKLFGDDMMNDLEKNAKENTICNVNNSSLNSVASNDTQATNPKGPASQVQLMEKKKMETQKDFQAVINVQKIDMKEDLAQNNKNKPNGSTNNNSNNSSNNNNNNNDMSQNIIEKFDLETEIVFSSLQIISAILGVVAQSANDTANAIGPFAAVFNTYNNGVKGKLKVQWYILLFGGLSMSLGLSVLGYRVIKTVGMKLIKITPSRGFTIELISGLVVLFFSICGIPLSSTHCAVSSVIGLGLVEMKISQEDNKNAKGLNNKDNMSQSVNNTNNVIVRKKTLCPFSFLNTSCVNLKLFRTIFLSWIITVSFSAIFSFAAYSPSYIVRRSPI, encoded by the exons ATGGTAACAAATCCTGACATGTTATGGTTAGTCATCGCAAGCGGTGTAGCATGTTTTTTTATGGCATTTGTAACAGGAGCAAATGATATAGCAAACACATTTAGTACATCTATTGGATCCAAAGCAGTAACAATAAAGAAAGCATTAATaattgcctttttttttgaggcTTTAGGAGCTTCCTTACTAGGTGGCACAGTTACTGATTCAATTCGATCGAagattattaattttgaagCATTTTACGATGCTCCAGAATTTTTAATGTTAGGTATGTTTAGTGCCCTAATGGGTGCTACCATTTGGCTAGCTATAGCAACATGTTTTGGTTTACCCGTTTCGACAACGCACAGTATAATAGGAGCCTTAATGGGTTTTGGATTAGCTGCAGGTCATAATAAGTCTATcaaatgggaaaaaatacATAGCATTGTTATATCATGGTTTGCAGCTCCAATATTAGCTGGCAGTTGTTCAGCTATggcttttattttattgcgTCGtttaatattaagaaaaagaaacTCATTTGTTATCATAAAAAGATGTTACTggcttttaatatttttgattaCACTGCCATTTAGtgtttttttagtttatcAAAATCCCATTGTATTAAATATAGAATGTAAAATGAAGaaggataataaaaatatagttacCACATACCCATGTTATCTTCAAGACTGGAGTGCTGCACATCCATTTTATTCCACTTTAATATGTCTTGCATTATCGTCAATATTAACCATAGTAGGTTCTatcgttatatatatagtgtaTAACAAGAGACTAAATAGCTacagttttaaaaaaaaattatttggaGATGATATGATGAAcgatttagaaaaaaatgctAAAGAAAATACCATTtgtaatgtaaataatagcAGTTTAAATTCAGTTGCATCAAATGACACTCAAGCAACCAATCCAAAGGGACCAGCATCCCAAGTTCAGCtaatggaaaagaaaaaaatggagaCACAAAAAGATTTTCAAGCTGTTATTAATGTGCAGAAGATAGATATGAAAGAGGATTTGGCTCAGAACAATAAGAATAAGCCGAATGGTAgcactaataataatagcaacaatagcagtaacaacaacaataacaacaatgATATGTctcaaaatattattgaaaaatttgATCTAGAGACAgaaattgttttttcatcCTTACAAATTATAAGTGCAATTTTGGGTGTAGTAGCACAAAGTGCTAATGATACAGCCAATGCCATTGGCCCTTTTGCCGCTgtatttaatacatataataacggagttaaaggaaaattaaaagtacAGTGGTATATACTACTGTTTGGAGGTTTGTCTATGTCTTTAGGATTGTCTGTTTTAGGTTATAGGGTTATTAAAACTGTCGGAatgaaattaattaaaattactcCATCTAGAGGTTTTACTATAGAATTAATATCAGGTCTAgtcgttttattttttagtatttGCGGTATTCCATTGAGCTCAACTCACTGTGCTGTTTCTAGTGTTATTGGACTTGGTTTAGTTGAAATGAAAATATCACAAgaggataataaaaatgccAAAGGATTAAATAATAAGGATAATATGTCCCAATCTGTTAACAATACAAATAATGTAATTGTAAGGAAAAAGACCTTGtgtcctttttcctttttaaatacGTCATGTGTAAACCTGAAACTATTTAGAACTATATTCCTTTCATGGATTATAACTGTTTCCTTTTCCG caattttttcatttgcaGCTTATAGTCCCTCCTATATAGTACGGAGATCTCCTATTTAG